The Oncorhynchus kisutch isolate 150728-3 linkage group LG8, Okis_V2, whole genome shotgun sequence DNA segment TTATTTGtaccttttatttaacaaggcaagtcagttaagaacaaattcttattttcaatgatggcctaggaaatAGTGGGTCAagtgtcttgttcaggggcagaaggacagatttgtaccttgtcagcacggggattcaatcttgcaaccttttgcttatagtccaacgctctaaccactaggctacctgccgctttcCAAGAACATTGCATCTCCTAAACAGTATGTCAACAATCACTACAGCCAAACGAAAGCCACCTTTCCCTCACAGAACTTTACATTTTAggcatttagcagactcttatccagagtgagtCACAGTAGTGAGTCCATACAtattcatactggtcccccatgggaatttaACCCACagccctggcattgcaagtgccatgctcttcCAACTGAGCCACACTGGACTACATTTCACACATATAAGGGATTACATTTGTTTGTAGGCCGGACACACATAAAATACTGGTCAGGACAACCGAGGAGTGAACCAGCAAAGTCTGAGTCAAGAAGGGAATTAATTCAATTACATAACCATAATGCCTAAGGGGCTGTTTTACGGCTGTAAAATCACATAACTGAACCACCAAATGATTGACACCAGAGGTTCCATTTGCTGTACACAGTTGATGATTGTGCTTTGTGTTATAGTGCTTTGGAGTCTTGTTCTGGCCTAATGTATTTGCTAGCTTGGCTGTTACAGCCTAATTAAAACGTAAACAGCGTGAGATGTATCTCCCTTCCCTGCTGAGGGGCAGAATACCACAGAATTAATCAGTTAGAAAAGTCTGAATCCTCTCTGGAGGGCGGCTGCTCTTTTATCACTCACCAGGAGCTGCAGAACCAAGAACAGCAATAGCTTACACTCACTAACATATACTATCAGATCGTATGTCAGAAACCCCCAATCCCTCATGAATGGTCCAGTCTAGACCCAAGGACCACACACATTCTTTATCCTACTGGCTGGCTGGGTCTGCAAACCCACAGGAGGGTGAGTGTGTAAAACATAAATCCAAATGTATCTGTATTCAGATGGACTGTGTGTTAGAATAATATTCCTCTCCTAGAGTATGCTGTGATATACTGTGttttatgtgtgtctgtatgttttaATGTATGGTAGGTTTCCATGAACGGTAGTTATATAACATGCATAACTATGCCATGGGTCTCTATCCGCTGTGGTGATTCAATTAAAGACACAAAAGAAACATTCACGTAAGGACACATTCAAAAAAGAGCATGTCATAAAATGGATAACAATCGATTCCGACTCGCTAATAGTTGTCTTACAATAGAATAACAACAATAGCGAGTTCAGTTGGCATTTACCTGAATGGGTGCTCCATGTAGCCTAAGAGCCACATTAGCTATGATATTAACCCCAGCTCCTTGCTCATTCCCAGGTGTGGTGTTCCCTTACTCCCCACGGCTGGGTCGATACAACCTCAACTTCCACCATGCCGAGCAGGCTTGCCTGGACCAGGACTCTGTGGTGGCCTCCTTCGACCAGCTCTACAAGGCCTGGAGGAGTGGCCTTGACTGGTGCAATGCCGGTTGGCTGAACGACGGCTCCGTGCAGTACCCCATAACCAACCCCAGACAGGCCTGTGGAGGAGTCAACTCCGGTGCGGGCCTGAGAAGCTACGGCCAGCGCGACAAGTCCAAAAGCCACTACGATGTCTTCTGCTTCACCTCTGCCGTCAACGGTGAGTTTGTCTGCTTTATATGGTTGTTTTTGAGGAAGTCATTGGACATGCAGTATCTATTATTAGAACAAAAGTAGTAGAAATACATACATTACAGTAGGGAAGAGTTCATCAGCTTATCTAATTGACCTCTCTTTAAAATGAGGCAACCCAACCAAAATCCTCCTTTTTCCTTTGGCCGTCTTCCCTCTCTGACCTCAGGCCGCTTCTACTGGCTGGTGCAGCCCGACAAGCTAACGTTCAACGAGGCTGCTCAGGCGTGCCAGGATGACGGAGCTGAGATAGCCAAGGTGGGTCAGATGTATGCTGCATGGAAGCTGAACGGCTATGACCGCTGCgactctggctggctggctgacggcagTGTCCGCTACCCCATCTCCAGACCCCGCAGGAACTGCAGCCCGACAGAGGCGGCTGTGCGCTTCGTGGGATTCCCCGACAAGAAGCAAAAGCTCTTCGGCGTCTACTGCTTCAAGGGCCAGCAGTGAAGAGGAAAGGGCTTAGCCCTGAGCACCAAACCCATATAACCAtcaaagaaaaacaacaacaccaccaataAACAAAAGATGCATATCAGGACTTAATTTGCATGAAGTAGCATCAGCTCATTACCTTACCAATACTGTGATACATTTGTTTTAATGAATACTGTAAAATCTAATTTTTCTTCATACCACAACCGATCCAAGACTATTTTCTAAGCTGAAACAAGCGTTATTCCTTAACATTTTCAGTCATGTAATACGTTGCTCATATAATATGACAATACAATTTTTAGTTATACAAAATGTTGGTCACATAATAACACGGTACTATGGTTGAAATGGACTGGATGAGTTATCTTCTAAGGGCTATATTCAATCAGATCAGCTTTAGCCAACATCTATATAGCGGCTTGTTTTGGCGCTGTTGGAGGTGGAACtgcattagagctgtcaaattGGTGAGCAGCTGGTCTTGATCATTGTTGCAAAGCCACTACCGTCCCATTCGCATTAAAATTGTAGGCTACAGAGAAGTAATTGAAAATCATTCAATGAAATGAGGATTTCTGTCACCGTATTCAAGGTGTAGATTAcgtctcacattccagtgtttgaaCCTGGAAACAAGGCTACAAGGGATTTCTCTTAATTCTACTCCGTGCAGCCAATTGCAACATcccctttaggtataatgccaggagccacatgtggatttgacagctctaacacagttccAACACCGCAAAAACAACCCCTATGCGGATGTCGGCTAAAGcagatctgattgaatagagccctaactAACACGTACTGTGGCCTATCTAGCAGCTTATGCGCTAAATTGCATGAACATAATGACCACAGTTTGACTATGGCAGAAGTCTATTTTGATTTCAGTAACACTTGCACAGTAATGCTACCACAAAAAATTACATATATATTTCAATCCGAATCTGAAGTGAATATTCCTCTGAGCAGAGGGGCATTTCACAAAGGAGATTCAAGCTAACTTTCCTGAAACAGCAAACTAGGATATTGTTTCAgaatttcagaaatgtttgctatTAATTTACAGACCCTAATCTCTGAAAAACACCttgtatttctgcttttattttaCTGATACCTTTCTCTCCTCAGATAAAAGTCAGTGAAGGAAAAATCTCAGTGTACAATAGGCCTAGTGTTTAAAAACAATGACCTAGCCATCCACTCACAGCCAAGTGCATATCAGGATTGCAATACAATTGGAGTGAATCCTTGCAAACTAAGCGGGAACTCTGATATTGGAATTTAACAGCAGTACAGAAACAGCTGTATGTCTGTGTAACACTGGAATGGCAGCCAAACAGGGATCCACATTGACAAACTGCTGCTGTTGCAAAGGATTTGGGTTGATTGTACATCATCGCCGAAGTTACGAGCTGCAAAGGGCTTACATTACACTTCTCAGGGCATGCAACCCCCTTTAAGACCCCGTTGCTAGTGTGCAACAGTGCTTTAAGCCTTAAGCCAGGTGACCATTTTGGGTGATCCATCCAGGCCACCTAAGACCTGCTTTGAGAACTGC contains these protein-coding regions:
- the LOC109895628 gene encoding hyaluronan and proteoglycan link protein 1-like isoform X2, with the translated sequence MRALLYTALLSLTLASSVYSDTDSTASAPVDAAETELGDRVFASRGSNITLPCRLHRRHGMSFGRVGIRIKWTKLSADESLEEDVLVSMGFHKKSYGSFLGRVRLLEADDDDASLLINDVSLDDMGKFRCEVIDGMDDVIHEVTLEVQGVVFPYSPRLGRYNLNFHHAEQACLDQDSVVASFDQLYKAWRSGLDWCNAGWLNDGSVQYPITNPRQACGGVNSGAGLRSYGQRDKSKSHYDVFCFTSAVNGRFYWLVQPDKLTFNEAAQACQDDGAEIAKVGQMYAAWKLNGYDRCDSGWLADGSVRYPISRPRRNCSPTEAAVRFVGFPDKKQKLFGVYCFKGQQ
- the LOC109895628 gene encoding hyaluronan and proteoglycan link protein 1-like isoform X1, whose amino-acid sequence is MRALLYTALLSLTLASSVYSDTDSTASAPVDAAETELGDRVFASRGSNITLPCRLHRRHGMSFGRVGIRIKWTKLSADESLEEDVLVSMGFHKKSYGSFLGRVRLLEADDDDASLLINDVSLDDMGKFRCEVIDGMDDVIHEVTLEVQGSVGYSDGVVFPYSPRLGRYNLNFHHAEQACLDQDSVVASFDQLYKAWRSGLDWCNAGWLNDGSVQYPITNPRQACGGVNSGAGLRSYGQRDKSKSHYDVFCFTSAVNGRFYWLVQPDKLTFNEAAQACQDDGAEIAKVGQMYAAWKLNGYDRCDSGWLADGSVRYPISRPRRNCSPTEAAVRFVGFPDKKQKLFGVYCFKGQQ